One Vallitalea pronyensis genomic region harbors:
- a CDS encoding CdaR family transcriptional regulator, translated as MVLNQELAQKLVDQIMDNLGYNINIMNDLGVIIASGSKERIGKYHKIAEEVIKKKCRIDIDEEDEAKYEGVKQGINMPFYYQHAIAGVIGITGSPKELENTAELVRMSTELMLEQQALKERIYHHQSQKTFFINRLLAVHYDYDWETTKNWGAKLGYNLTIPRVVCLLSLNNLNHVVETSPLLTKEKVKEHIISSIKATASHNKQDISSYINVDEIIIFKTFKQDENHLKEHIEGYFIEIQKALEGLHVEWSVSVGNYHPSQHGYAESYREAKLLLNNAKQKGKQIIFAKDHIFELLFASVHKGLLDTYLKPLAEKILDSQHMFETIEALIENNMSLVHAAKALYIHRNTMIFRMNKLKEYLNLNPIHNEKDRMLLHVIYLYIKHYKS; from the coding sequence ATGGTTCTTAATCAAGAGTTGGCGCAAAAACTGGTGGACCAGATTATGGATAATCTTGGTTATAACATTAACATCATGAATGACTTAGGTGTCATTATAGCAAGTGGCAGTAAAGAACGCATTGGTAAATATCATAAGATTGCAGAAGAAGTGATTAAGAAAAAGTGCCGTATTGATATTGACGAAGAAGATGAAGCAAAATATGAAGGGGTGAAACAAGGTATTAACATGCCCTTCTATTATCAACATGCTATTGCTGGTGTAATTGGTATAACGGGTTCTCCAAAAGAATTGGAGAATACAGCTGAATTAGTACGTATGTCTACGGAGTTGATGCTTGAACAGCAGGCACTAAAAGAAAGAATCTACCATCATCAAAGCCAAAAGACTTTTTTTATCAATAGGCTCCTAGCCGTTCATTATGATTATGACTGGGAAACCACAAAAAATTGGGGGGCTAAATTAGGGTATAATCTGACTATTCCTCGGGTGGTGTGTTTGCTGTCCCTTAATAACCTTAACCATGTGGTTGAAACCAGTCCGCTTTTAACAAAAGAAAAAGTTAAAGAGCACATCATAAGCAGTATAAAGGCTACTGCAAGCCACAATAAACAAGACATATCCTCTTATATCAATGTGGATGAAATTATTATTTTTAAAACTTTTAAACAAGATGAAAACCATCTAAAAGAACACATTGAGGGGTATTTTATAGAAATCCAAAAAGCATTAGAAGGATTACATGTTGAATGGTCTGTTTCTGTAGGAAATTATCATCCGTCACAGCATGGTTATGCAGAGAGTTACCGTGAAGCTAAGCTTTTGTTGAATAACGCCAAACAAAAGGGAAAGCAGATTATCTTTGCCAAAGACCATATATTTGAGTTATTATTTGCCAGTGTCCATAAAGGTTTACTTGATACGTACCTAAAACCTCTAGCGGAGAAGATCCTTGATTCACAGCATATGTTTGAAACCATTGAAGCACTCATTGAGAATAACATGAGCCTTGTCCATGCGGCAAAAGCTTTATACATTCATCGCAACACCATGATTTTTCGTATGAATAAGCTAAAGGAATATCTTAATCTTAACCCCATTCATAATGAAAAGGACAGAATGCTATTACACGTGATCTATCTGTATATTAAACACTATAAAAGTTGA